A single Verrucomicrobiota bacterium DNA region contains:
- a CDS encoding redoxin domain-containing protein — MKYLTITECGWLKLFQVFFVINWLSMAHAELKVGDTIPDNLTLFTGAGASFHFSKVASVQPTVVYFYRGWWCPYAVRQLIEFKKLEKDFMQLGWQLIAISPDQPSYLTRTIKKTGVSFLVLSDRGGRAQKSFGVTTAAKDKLIEDLASNGVSLKEVTGMMDIQLPKHVLFISGVDGEILHKEVHSDYEQLISAERVLDMIKVHRARIKIKGYQN; from the coding sequence ATGAAATATCTCACTATCACAGAATGCGGATGGCTTAAGCTCTTTCAGGTATTTTTTGTAATAAATTGGTTGAGTATGGCTCATGCGGAGTTAAAAGTTGGAGACACCATACCGGATAATTTGACTCTTTTCACCGGTGCGGGGGCTTCATTCCATTTCTCTAAAGTAGCATCTGTTCAACCCACGGTCGTTTATTTCTATAGAGGTTGGTGGTGTCCATACGCGGTTAGACAATTGATAGAATTCAAAAAACTTGAGAAAGATTTTATGCAGCTAGGCTGGCAACTCATAGCCATAAGTCCTGATCAACCAAGCTACTTAACAAGGACCATCAAGAAAACAGGAGTATCCTTCTTGGTTTTATCAGATAGGGGGGGGCGCGCTCAAAAGAGTTTTGGAGTGACTACGGCTGCCAAAGATAAATTGATCGAGGACTTAGCTTCGAATGGCGTTTCCCTTAAAGAGGTGACGGGTATGATGGATATTCAACTACCTAAACACGTTCTTTTTATTTCCGGAGTTGACGGAGAGATTTTGCATAAAGAAGTGCATAGTGATTACGAACAATTGATTTCTGCAGAGCGTGTATTAGACATGATCAAAGTACATCGAGCACGCATCAAAATAAAAGGATATCAGAATTAA